caaaaatggCCAAACATTTATCCGCTAGGGTTTTACGACTTTgcgattatttttattgtgaataCTTACCCCAGGGGTGGCACAGATTGCAAAGTGTTGTCTAGATCTTGGGTTGGACTTGGAGTTGCATAACGTTGCCCAGTTGCTAACCCATCCTGGACAAATTGCGATGCCAAGACGATCCAAGTCGTCAGCAACAGCGGTGCGAACATCCTGGGTAAGAAACTCGCAGCTTCCTATTTCTGAACTAATTCTTTGTTCAACACTATCCTGGATTATCCTTTTAACTCGCGGTTTCGTCGATATTTGCGCATCTAATACGCATGATCCTTGGTCGATTTCGAAGGATTTTCCCAAGCCGTCGCGATCATTCCACCGCCTACGAAGACAATTTAGAGCTCTTTTATAAAGCTCTATTTTGTACAAGATTGTTTTCTATTTCAaaggtaaaattaaattgtatggGAATTAATTAATGCGTTAAAAGTATATCACTTAATATGCCGCGTGGGTTTCTGGCAACGTTgggaaaaataattgaaatagaaaatactaattgaaatatatatttaaaaatatatacccataataatattgttttaaataattattgtgtataataaatataaaaatgtaaattgtttTAACATTTGTGTATACATTTACTTAAAACAATCCAAGTAAagcccaatgagcaaacaatattttttaaatgcttttctaacggctttttaataaaatttgatgaaaaacatttataaaatattgtctgcttatTGGGAaggtatttattttacattttgatagattgtgaataaaaattttttgtatcttctattgtttatttattatttactattttttaagaatataaaataaaaaataataaaattaaagtaaaaagcATATAATTGTGAAAATCACAGagcaaaaaatttgttaaacttaaagaaacatatttctctaaattatttttctaaggtaaaaataaatttattggattggaaaaaatatgtataaattaaaaaaaaatatttttttaaatacataaagtgattatgaaatttttaattctgaagAACagttctttgatttaaaatgtTGTAACCTAAATGAAAATAGtttgttcttttaaattaaaaaaaaattaattcattaaatataagaagaaatatgttaacataaaaaatttttttttaaatatgcaaaatttaactaaattatttttttaatataaaaaaaatatttatttacagtaaaTTAACAGAaacaataaaggaaaaaaagtttATCCATGGcatatcaaaatgtaaaatgaattttttgtttcaaataaatatataatttttaaacactattagtttttttaatatttactacacaaaatatttatttcaaatagtattttttaagatacattttttaaataaatttaatttctattaaatattttttagtttttttttacaatttagaCCTGAGCTCagcataaaatacatatttcggCCGATTTTCATCACTAGCACTATTTCCCttacttaattaatttgcaCGCTTGGATTGCGCGGGAAGTAATGACGTACAAAAAAAGCTTCAAGCTTAAAATCGACCTAAATGTTCATTTTTGCCAAGCTTTAATTTAAATCTACACTGGTCTTTCCATTCCAGCCGTTTGATATTTtggttataaaaagaaatgtaattataaaatagtttttatgtaattatgatGTGTGATGCAACATATATTTAGccttttactttatataataatttctgcAGATTTTACtattatgaaatatacattttatttaacgaatataataaatacaaacaaGAATGCCGTGGACTATCATACGACATGGTCATACGACAAGTCATCTATAAAATTGGCGCGGGATGGGATGTGttaattacaaagaaaattttcataTGAAACTTATGCATTCTCCTTTTCCTATTTTGTCGCGTGAATTCTCGCCGAGAAACATAATATGCGATAATTCGTGACTGTGATGCCTTTCCGGAAACGCCAAATTAGTACGACGAGATAGAAGCAACTATCTTCTGATATAAATATCCACCATTGCGTTTTGGCGAGCGAGAGACGagaatttatgattaaattCGCTCTGCCGCGGCGAATAATTTGTCTCTTTACTAAATTGCATTTATACATCTGTTGTACAGAAAATAATTCACAAATCCAACTTTAACAGTGTGTTAGAAACATTCTAATTTCCTCTTATCTGTATGATACATGCGATATCTGCTACACTTAAAGATTGATACTTCATAATATTATCTCAGAATAGTTGGTACAAATAATTATCCGAAGACTCGAagactttattttttctataaaagtctaaaaattttacaaatataaatatgacatcactttttcattaaaaaaaaaaaaaaaaaatattttctgtcgtttcctttttctcttttgtttctttGACACGCGAGTAAACGATTTATCTGTTTCAagcaaaagagaaaaaggaggtTTCAATTAAAACAACGTGTGTCCCGCAAATTCACGCACCGCCCGCGCAGCTTCTACTCGTTATCATAAAGCTGAAGGCGCGACCTGCGTTTGAAGCCTATCTTTAAAGTTCCATAAACTTAAGCAACTCccgcaaaaaaaaaggaataggCCTTGTTCGTACGTCTTATTACGAGCGGAATGAATTGAGATAGGACCTCAAGCGGAGCGTTTCAGCTTTGAGCGTTTTACCACCGTAACGAATGAGCTCGTAAAGTCTGCACCACGACGTTATCGAGCCTATTGAGAGCTCCTCTTTACGAAGAAGCgtaaatttccgagaaaaattcATTGGGTTACATAATAAGAATGAAAGACTAAGAATAAATACGTTTCTCTCGAGAGAGAACAAAAATCCGTTCTTTCTTCAAGCAAAATTTTATCTCAtgctttctctttttttccaaaatagTACAAATTTCTTCTATTCGGCGAGAACAAGGCTCATTTGAGCCATttgaaagaaggaaagaaaacaaaatgttttatataaagcaAGGATTCCCGACGTCTTGGAAGATCTCGTAATTCTGTCGGACATACCTGTTTAAACAAACAGCAGTTTAATATAATTCCATAACTAACACGAGTCGCTCGCAAATGTAATTCGTGTTAACAGATCTGCGACACACGCGTGGGCTGGTTGACGATCGCGCATATCGCGATTAACTGTGTCCGACGTGGTCTCCGACGACGTGCGCGATCACGCGTGATCGAGCCGAGAGCCGCGATCAAAGATCATTCTCAAAAAAATCGTTCGCTTAGGTCAACACTCTGAAAATCAAGCCCCAATTGAAATCCCCGACTCGATCTAATCCCCGAGTCTTATGCCGCGAATGATCTATGATACGATCGGCAACGTGACGCTTAATTCTTCCTGTCTAATGTATGCAGGACCACAAAAAATCTTTGAAAGATCATTTAAAGATCAAAAACTGACAATCTCTTTTTAATTCTAGTTTTCCGCGATTGCATACGCCTTATCAATGTtactctttaaaatataaaatattaaataaatgctaATTAACGAAAGAAGCTTGCGACAGACCCCTcgaagcaaaattttatttcatactctaatttattttctttatctttttgaGATATTCGCGCATTATTACCACAAACAGTAGtacatatcatttaaatatttaggaaaCGAGTAACATACAGTCTTCAAGTCGAAGTCCATGTCACCAATGGGGAAAattaaagtaaagaaatatatgtatagtttTTTTAACACCTACGCGAATTCCGATTTTCCGGCGGACCAGCGAGCGATCTTTCGgcccgctcgagatcggtcccaAGGGAGACGGACCTCGGAAAGATGCGCCGCGACGGGACTCGACGCGAGACTGGAGCTGTAGATTGTGGACTCGAGGAGAGGGCTCATCTGGgagggctctctctctctctctctctctctctctctctttctctttctttctcttcaaCATCTTCAACCATCCTTATCTCTTGCTCTCTGTCTCCGTATCGGtctctcttctcttcctctGGTCCACATCGTGTCGATCTCGTTCTCCCCCTCTTAAGATGGTAatgaacgacgacgacgacgacgacgacgacgacaacaagACGGGCCCACCCCTTCTACTTAGCTGTTAACACCACACATGTGTGAAGGCACGGACACGCGCGCGTCCACGCGTGCATACGTTCCGAAAGGATGCGCTCCGATGCTCGATCGATCAGTCAAGAATGCGATTTGCGCAAAATCGGCGGAAGTCAGGGGAATAATCTTCTTTTGCTCGTGTCAATTTATTAATTGGTACCGATCTGTCTCAACCGTGCGATGAAGTGAGTTTCGTTCAGAATCAaaagaattaatgaaataaatttttccctctcttttattttaaaaaattttgacactcctaaaattgttgcaaatatATTTCCGTTACATTTTTCAATACTCTTTGCCTAATTTCAATCTCTCTGAAAAATAAGGGtgtgaaatgtaaaaatgtttttctttacaaattacaaattatataataaaattaaattttgattatatcaGCCAATggattaattcaattaaaaaaaaaaaaagtataacaaCTCGTGCCATcctaaaacatttatttagacAGCAAATACTTGTTTTCAGTAGTTTTATTCTTCGGGGTAGTTGTATTTTGTTCCATTGTTCCATTGTTTCTTATATAACTTATCACACTATGCGCATACGGCTACATCAGGAATAATTATGTAATGAAGAATGAAGGAGCGGTCTTGATTTGCAGGGTTGAGATATTCCAAGCATTACCCACGTGTTCGTAATTGCTTTCACAATTTTCGTAATTTTCTAGTTAATGCTCGACATTCTTCCATAATTGCGGACGTCTCGTGTAGAGTTATCGAATGAGGTTGTGGTTTCGATTGAGAAATCTGGATGACATTGGCCTTTGAGTTTCTCCGAAATCAGATATAGGTCGACACTTCCGGAATCTGTTCAAGTAGGATATACAATAGTCTGTACCGTATATGTATCTAATACtgcaaatataatgtaataaaaattaaattattaaatgaattaaataaataatttaataaaaacttttagatTAAATGTGCAattgtatgtgtatataatatattatacttccAAATTATGctttattcttaataatatacaataatatgcaatttagtgttttattgaaaattttaatttcatattatagtatattatttttaacatattacaattatgatataatttaagtacaattaaaaaatttaagttgtAATTAAACTAGAGTAgttactataatttaaattttatttaagcaaaaactacaaaaatttaaatttagaaattaaaaatttaataattaaaaatataatgataataatcataaaaattatattaatattttaattataatctagaaatataattttaattattaaattttgaattccttaattcaaatttttgtagtaaaatttaatttaagtaaaatttaaattaaagtaactgtatgtgtgtgtgctctagtttaaatacaatttaaatttttaagttgcaTTTAGACTGTATTACAactataatatgttaaaaatgatatatagaatctaaatttttaataaaacactgCACATCACTGCACatgataagaaataaaatacaatttggCAATATAATATGTACGCATAAAATtgtatacttaatttaaaagattttattaaattattatattttatttcagtttaatttaaattttaattgctcatttttaaaaatattttctcaacacaaaattgaaatttttaatgggaCCAAAAATCGTGAACATTCTATATCGGTTGTGCGTCAGTCCTTTCCATCGGTATTACGTAATCGTCATTGTCGATGACGTTTAGCGCGACTCTTCGTGATCCTTGGGGTCGGGGGTCTAATAATATGCGGGTGGGAACGCGACAATGCGGCAACGTGTACGTGAACCTCCTGTACATACAAAGAGAGAAGAAACCGGGAGAGTGAACCGAGAGATGCGCGGCTAATGGGGACGCGTATAGCGTACTTGAACGCGACTCGGTTTGCCAAGTCGACTTGCACGAGCCGAAAGGCCGCGAGATGCTCGATAAAACGCGAGGGTACCGCGTGGTAAAATCCGCCTTCTCATCCACGCACTCTGGCATAGACGAAGACTGTCGGCGAGGTGGTCTCTTGCGGAGCGATAGATGCGTATCTCACCCACGTGGGTTCAGCAATTTGATTAGCAAATCAGCTCGGTATACGTGGACATTGCATATGTGAATATAAGCATACGTAATGCTTTTAAATtggtaaaactttatttttctgttaaataaaagaattacattttGTTCACAACAAAtctgttaataatcaatattttaaattgaaatctttATGTTATTCAATAGATTTTAGActctaaaacatttattacttaggacgttATAAGAATGTAATAGCATATTGGACTTTTAAAAGGAACAAGAGTGGTAAACAGAAGtatgcttaaatttttttattatttttttctttgaagctaatttcaagataaaaatttggatattcgcgtgcaaaattttttgttgttacaAAAGAAGAACAAATCTAAGAagcttcaatatttaaattttaacatgttttaattaGTACTGTAGACTCAAATGtcgttaaaaagaaaataagagagtatgtatatttaattctaaaatgtattttgaaagtgtttcgaaatgttcaaaaataaaaatgccttgtaATAAACATTGGTAATTAAGTATTGACATATTAGCGCCACATAATGTATAATGCAACACACACATTGTATAATAGTGAGCTACTAACAATCCATAAGTAATCACTAGAATTTGTCTAATAACGAAGATATTATGAGTGGCCATTATACATACAGGGACCAGTATCATTTCTctatgtattatacatacagggtgattattaatgaacgtccccactttttaccataagagcacgcatttgtaacttctaatataataatatgttagaaattcatatccgtcggtaaatcagacttctatggtaaaaagtggggacattcattattaattacCCTGTATATGGTGATCATGGTATAAGGGTTACGCGTATATATGCTCTCTGTGAGCAAAGATCCAAGTTCAAATCTACTCAGAACATACAAGACTTTAATTGATCACTACCTCTCGGAAGATAATAGCAAACCATTTTTGTCAAGACTCATCATCATGTAGCACGTATGAGCATGCATCAGATGGAGACCACaaacttcaataaaaaaaaaaaaaaacagacttGAGAGATTACACCAGAAACATTGTAATTTGacttatcataaattatatgttaGGAAAgcatatgtataatgtatgatagaataaattgcaatattttcttttttgataattttgagcATAATCTTCAGCCGTGAAGGATTAACTTGAGATAGACATATTAtctatagtaaatatatttaattattttgatcaataTTATATTGTGAAACACTCTTAGCAAAAATGTGAAGAgacaaattaatcaaaaattaattagaaagatAAACTTTCTGTATTACTTATGTATTACAAGAAAAACTGCTTTATGTTAGTTACACACTTTATTAATCCTTTTATtgtcacatttattaaatttttattaaaaatctctgGGTGtcttaaacttttaaaataattccggGATGCTTAGAGCACAGTCAGAATCAAATCGTTCTCAAGTCGTGTGTTCTGAAGTTAAATACCCAGATACAGTATTCAACGCAAGTACGTACGTACTCATGATGCAGCGATATGCCGTAATTGTAATTCGCTGCGCGACAGACAAGATCGCCTAACACAAACATGATCGACAGTGATTACTATCTGGACTGACGCCGATCCTGAATGCAGTAGCAGCTGCACCTGCAATCAGCGCGTAAGCTGTCAGAGCGTATAGCGTGTACGATATACGGGTACCTGAATCTAAGAGCTGAAATGCCTCAAACCTAAAGTTATACAAGATCGAAGACGATTCCGCTAAAAcatagaaaagataaaattaaattgaaacaaaaatttttttagattgcaactaaaattttgaaaacaaacttaataaaattaatattgtacttaacaacagaaattaaaattaagatcgaAAATCATGGTCAATTTGACATTGAAAttgaaagtgattttatttattggttCACCGATTAGAACAGCGATGATATTTTCGATGATAAGTACATCAATAAGTACTCAAGACCGTATATCGCGCTCACTGTACGTCTTGAAGCACCCTCGTAGACGTCTCTTCTCATAGTTTCGTAATAATCTTGCTAGACCGCGTAGACTGGTCCCCGATGAAAAATGAACTGATCGCTGTTATTTCTTTCTTGGACGGCCAGAGAGGCGTCATTAAAAGGTGTATCGTGGGCAGTCATCAACGCGAAGCAAGTGTGCCTCTCAAGCTGAACAGCGCTCTCAAAGTAGCAGCTACTGAAGTAGTATTTCGTTCGGTGCTTACCGGGTATCTTCTTATTAAAACAGTCGGTAATTCGATGTATTACatcttcttatattatttaaattgttcaaGTTCATAGTCATTTTTAAACGCATTACTTAATTATTGaactataatattatcaaatataattttgattagaaTTCACATCACCTTACTTTTGTagatcttaaatttttttcccttttgCTTTATCTTTTGCTCTCTCGGATATCAAATTATTAAGGTAGATCCTCCTCGTTTCATATGCAGCATCTGAGAATGTTCTCCTTTGCCAGAAATTCTCCTCCTTCTTCCTGATATGCTTTATATATCTTTGCAGTTGTTTGTTTATTAGCTCAGACAGGTTCTCCaagtaattgaaataatttgtctGACTGTCAACGATCATAGCGGTATGTTGATTTTCTAGTAACTCATCGTCGCTCTTTGTTTTTATCCAAGGTTGTTTCGCAATTTCGTCTCTTTTCATGTATTTTGTCAGATCTAAAGGCAGACGATAATGAGATTCCGGTGACTTTAGAGTCCTATATTGCCTTGGGTGCGATAAACAAAATGCCGTATCttcgttttttattaatttcagctGTATGCCATTTTGATTTAAAGCCGCGTCAGATTCAATTATCAAGTGAGCATTTAGAAAGGCTTCTCGCAAATCTTTTCCACGTTCGGGTCGACTTGGGTCTTTCAACCGCCAGGACTCCTTCAGTAATATTATTTCTTGCTCTCTGCTTTCATCTTGACAGATCTAacaaacgtattttttatataaaaaacagattattttattaaaataaatcttaaaaaaaaaaatatgaaaaattgcaaaaaattaaaattctggGCTCGTATATAAAAAACTACtaatttttcgtaaattaaTGTTACTTTTGAACATGTCAGGTGGTTACTTTCTGGCGGGGCTGACCCTCCGTGACATCGGGGGGGAGGGTCTTCCTCTCGTTTAAGAGGGATGGCCCCCTCCAAGCCTTGCCGGGGCGAGGGGAGTGGGGCAAATGCCCCCTCCCCCCATGAGAGCAACTTGGAAGCTCGCACCGATACGGCGCAGCTAGGCccatccggcgggggccggacccccgggcctgtacccccaaacaccaacaggggaagaggcgggggggagACGGTGTCCCTCCCCCCCGACCTAAGGCAGATAGGTCTTAAAGCCCTGCCAGGGATGTCTACCGCTAAGGCGCCCCTGGCGAGACGAGTCGGCCACCTAGctgactgggtccggggggctccggaagtatgcagCACGCGTTCCCTAgcccccccagtcatggaccagggcaggacatccggaggggttttagtgggtaggccctcgccggcacgtcgctggcgggggagagcccgacataaccaccaggcctcccccgaggcctgggatatgcggtaacgcatttcccctccgttaaaaaaaaaaaaaaaaatggttattttctaaattaaattgaaacaaaCGCATACCTCTATAGCATCCTGAGCATCAGTAACAACTTGAAGAACCCAATATGGTGGTTTTAAAGCTTGGCTATCACTTTCGAATTGTTTCGTTTCTTTCCCCATCGTCGATATGCTTGACGTTTTACTTCCAGACTGTATTTTCGTTTTGATATTTCTTGCGCTCTTTGCCTGGCTCACGATCGTCCATTCGACATCAATGAGAGGCCAACTATTGTTGAGTACAAAAGCTtctatgtaatataaatttttctttttctctgcatttttaaattctttgtcAATAGCTCCATCTGGACTTTTATCTTcagttttgtaattttcattttttctagCGTGATGCTTTAAGATCACTAAAGGTAACAAGACCGTTGAACCGCCGTTTACGTCAATCAAAATATTATCATCTTCATCGATGACTTTTACTCTTATTTCTGCTAAATTGTAAGAAGTTGTCAACCTTATTGAAATAAGGTTACTTCCCTCCAAAGTCACTCGCACAATCCATCGCGAAATACAATTTCTCGGATTCGGGATGTATGTACCAATTAATTCGTCGACTTTTAGATTAGGTAGTTTGGTCTCTAAGGACAAAGGTCGGTGCTCACCCAGTTGATAGAACATTGGGTTATCTTTCATAGTAATCACGCGAATCATCCAGTTGAGTTCTTTAAAATGCTGATCGCCGCTCCAACCATAAGCGAACACCGTGTAACCATCTGGAAGGTGCTTATAATGAGCTGGAATCACGTGGTTTGTGAGACGAGACATTTCACACCAGTTTTGGTTGTTGAAAACGCGCAGTGCAAAACGGGGAAGATCAATTAATAATTCGAAGGCAGCAAGAACTGTTTCTGCCGACTTGGGATTTACGACAAATCTGACGATTGGGAACCATTGTTCGTGCTTGATATTTCTCAGGACTCCCTTAAGTTCCTGAATATTCAGAACGTGAATAAAGTCCTCAGACCAAGGATACAGCTCTCGTAGGCTACTGTGACGGTTGATAAAGTTCCTCAGTAACTGACTTACGAAGGATGAATTGGTTAGATCAGATATCTTCAGAAGTCGTTCGCGAATTTGCGTATACAGAATATGTTCAGGATTATGAAGTTGTTTATACCTCTTTACGAGAGCCATCTTAAAGAAAGATTGAATCGTCATTGCTGCTTGATCGTAAACCGAGAATTCTTCACGGTTGAGTGATGTGGAAGACCATGTTTTCGAATTTTCCTTTACCGTAAGATCTCGAAGAGTCTTCTGATTTACCATTAAGTATTCTGATCTAATATGcggatttagaaaaaatattcttaaagagCAAAGTATGTCTTCGAATTCCTCATTGGGAACAGCCTTCTTGATCATCCGAACTTGTTCTTTCATGAAGAAATAGTGTATTAGCGTTCGAAGGTTCTTTTCTCTTGGATGAGCAAATTGCAAGTCAGGCATGTAGCTTCGATAAAAGTTCTCCAACATTGTTGAATAATCCTTTGTTCCAAATGATCGATAAGTTTTGCTGAGACTGTCACTGATTATTTTCGATTTCTGCTCGATTCTGTCAGATTCTGTGGTCATCAGTTGTTGCACAGTCGCTCGATCTCCAAGATAAAAATTTGTGTCGGAAGAAATAATCGTTAGACCGGCGTCCGAACGGCTATGAATCCGCAAAAGTTGTCTTCCCGCTTCCAATTCTACAACAGTCGATTTATTACCGGTTGTAGAAATAATTATCGATTGATCCGACGAATCTGATATGACGAACCAATTGTACTTTtctagaattaaataatttttttcatgcaaATAGACGTTGTTGTCCTTCGGTGCGGCGTAAAGATTGACTAAGAAGAATTTCTTCTTTGGAGAATCGCAgaacaaatacaaaggtttgtATCTGGACTTCACAATCTTGCTGCCAATACTACTGTAAGTAtctgtaaattttcaaataaaaaacatttgagaCTGGAACGGAATATGGAATGTATTATTGTACATCATTTtgcttatgaaaaaaaaacttgtattgCTGGCATTAATCAGCGTTTAATCAATCATTGGATATTTGATTAGATATCGATTATATTATGCTTTGAAACAAAAGTTGTAGTAAAAAGTTCTTCGTATATCTGGgtgtttgatttttgttttaattgagAGTACATATAAAAGCTGAAGTACCTGTTTTCTCCTTTCCGATCTCTCTTGCTGTTTCCGTTTTACGACTGTCATTGGCTGTCTTTAATATGTCGCCTGTTATTTGAACCGAGTACTGGAAGTACTCCAACTTGTAAAACAGATGCACCTCCTTTACGCATAATGCCATTTTATTGAAGTCGAGCCATCGACTGACGTCTTCCGTTGCTTCTTCTTTCGATGTGGTGGGCAAATCTGGTACTCTCTGAGATCTTGTTCTTCTCCGGGTGAATTTATCGGACCGCTCGATCTCATTCGAAGAGATCGAGTTTCCTGGAACGTCATTTTTATCACGAACAACGCTTCCATTGCACTCCTTGAGAGGACTGATCATTCGTAAGTAACGTATCGGGACGAAGTAGTCGGCAGGGTCGATGACATTTCGCGAAACGGCCCATTTTAGCCAGCGATGAAACTTCCATTTTGCTAACGGCGGTTTTACCTTAGAaggaaatttaaattgaaaccAATTACAATCCCAACAAAAAATACCGGAAACAAAAGTGGATCTGTAGAATGTTATTTAATAGTTGTATCCAttggatttaatatttatctgactttcattatgcatattttatatttttgtgctgTATAGTACGTCAgcacagttttattttttttaagacacttcatcctttttttattatta
This genomic window from Solenopsis invicta isolate M01_SB chromosome 13, UNIL_Sinv_3.0, whole genome shotgun sequence contains:
- the LOC105201378 gene encoding uncharacterized protein LOC105201378 is translated as MISPLKECNGSVVRDKNDVPGNSISSNEIERSDKFTRRRTRSQRVPDLPTTSKEEATEDVSRWLDFNKMALCVKEVHLFYKLEYFQYSVQITGDILKTANDSRKTETAREIGKEKTGTSAFICTLN